The following are encoded together in the Streptomyces tsukubensis genome:
- a CDS encoding MBL fold metallo-hydrolase: protein MKLTVVGCSGSIPSVESACSSYLVEADGFRLLLDMGNGALGELQRHIGLRDLDAIFLSHLHADHCIDMCAYFVVRYYGYGADTTSCAPLPVYGPEGTEQRLTAGHGDTPSLSAMSEVFDFRTLKPGTFDIGPFSVRTEKVHHPVEAYGVRLEHGGRSLTYSGDTGVCGALDELAEGTDLFLCEAAFTSGKEDIPDLHLNGREAGEAAARAGARRLVLTHLPPWTDPGVTLADARAVYGGPTELAEPRAVYEV, encoded by the coding sequence CGATCCCGTCCGTGGAATCGGCCTGTTCGAGCTACCTCGTAGAGGCCGACGGCTTCCGGCTGCTCCTCGACATGGGCAATGGAGCCCTCGGCGAGTTGCAGCGCCACATCGGTCTGCGCGACCTCGACGCGATCTTCCTCAGCCATCTGCACGCCGATCACTGCATCGACATGTGCGCCTACTTCGTCGTGCGCTACTACGGCTACGGCGCGGACACCACGTCCTGCGCGCCGCTGCCCGTCTACGGCCCCGAAGGCACGGAACAGCGGCTGACCGCGGGCCACGGGGACACCCCGAGCCTCTCCGCGATGAGCGAGGTCTTCGACTTCCGCACGCTGAAGCCGGGCACCTTCGACATCGGCCCGTTCTCCGTACGCACCGAGAAGGTCCACCACCCCGTCGAGGCGTACGGGGTCAGGCTGGAGCACGGCGGCAGGTCGCTCACGTACTCAGGGGACACCGGTGTCTGCGGGGCCCTCGACGAACTGGCGGAGGGCACCGACCTGTTCCTGTGCGAGGCGGCCTTCACCTCCGGCAAGGAGGACATCCCCGACCTGCACCTCAACGGCCGCGAGGCGGGCGAGGCCGCCGCACGCGCGGGGGCGCGCCGCCTCGTCCTCACCCACCTCCCGCCGTGGACCGACCCGGGGGTGACCCTCGCGGACGCGCGCGCCGTCTACGGAGGACCGACGGAGCTGGCGGAGCCGCGCGCGGTCTACGAGGTCTGA